The following proteins are co-located in the Polystyrenella longa genome:
- a CDS encoding GNAT family N-acetyltransferase produces the protein MVEYRTFKNTDPPQMVALWHECHLGRGAAAGFSTDALERLVFAQSYFDRKGLIFAVEDGCLVGALHAGFGPNADRTGLDYSRGLICHLMVSPRKRGTGIGTELLRRGEEYLYGKGAKTIQAGPAPDDAPFYVGLYGGTAPVGFLHSDPVAADFFSTHGYHAGPKYLIYQRDLKNAREPINFRVTTIRRKMALSLSEPLGIPSWWWITRMGRLDTLRFGLVPKVGGPEVANVTIVGLDLYISTWHQRAIGLIDLQLAPGQTDPLYKQVLISMVCQRLREELITNVEIHSNETNTALTQMVLGTGFSLVDTGIVYDKDLNDV, from the coding sequence GTGGTTGAGTACCGCACCTTTAAAAATACTGATCCGCCTCAGATGGTCGCCTTGTGGCATGAATGCCATTTAGGTCGTGGCGCGGCCGCTGGATTCTCAACCGATGCGCTGGAACGATTGGTCTTTGCTCAATCCTATTTTGACCGCAAAGGACTGATTTTCGCCGTCGAAGATGGCTGCCTGGTCGGTGCGCTGCACGCTGGTTTCGGACCGAATGCTGATCGTACCGGACTCGATTATTCCCGCGGCCTTATTTGTCATTTGATGGTCAGTCCCCGGAAACGGGGCACAGGAATCGGCACTGAGCTTTTACGCCGTGGCGAAGAATACCTGTATGGAAAAGGGGCGAAGACCATCCAGGCGGGACCTGCTCCCGACGACGCTCCGTTTTATGTCGGTCTTTATGGTGGGACGGCCCCGGTTGGTTTTCTACACTCCGACCCTGTGGCGGCCGACTTTTTCTCTACCCACGGTTATCACGCCGGTCCCAAATATCTGATCTACCAACGTGATTTAAAAAATGCCCGCGAACCGATCAATTTTCGAGTCACCACGATCCGCCGAAAGATGGCGCTCTCCCTGTCCGAACCACTTGGTATACCCAGTTGGTGGTGGATCACCCGTATGGGACGGTTGGATACGCTGCGATTCGGTCTCGTACCGAAAGTCGGCGGTCCAGAGGTCGCTAATGTTACGATCGTCGGCCTGGACCTGTATATATCCACTTGGCACCAGCGAGCGATTGGCTTGATTGATCTCCAACTTGCACCTGGGCAGACCGACCCATTGTATAAGCAGGTACTCATCAGCATGGTTTGTCAGCGACTTCGCGAAGAGCTGATTACCAATGTGGAAATTCATTCCAATGAGACCAATACGGCACTGACCCAAATGGTTCTGGGAACTGGTTTCAGCCTCGTTGATACGGGTATTGTTTACGACAAAGACCTTAACGACGTTTGA
- a CDS encoding transketolase family protein, whose translation MALGELSGLKLGQATRDAFGDALKELGEEYKDVVTVDGDVGNSTRTEPFAKAFPDRAFNVGIAESNMVSVAGGLASSGKTSVVASFAAFLLCNAYDQIRMSVAFPGLNVKLVGSHAGISIGEDGPSQMGIEDVGLACSLPGVAVMVPCDAASTKAATKAMLDHEGPTYLRLGRPKAPVVYPNGCDFTIGKANTVKEGTDITLIANGLMVPAALDAAAALEKKGHSVRVIDMHTVKPLDEAAVIAAAKETGKIVVVEEHLAHGGLGSAVSMVVCKEHPTPISFVNLGDTFAESGDGDGLLEKYGLTAESVVKAAEGLLS comes from the coding sequence ATGGCACTAGGTGAATTAAGTGGATTGAAACTGGGTCAGGCGACCCGCGACGCCTTCGGCGATGCCCTGAAGGAACTCGGCGAAGAATACAAAGATGTCGTCACTGTTGATGGTGATGTGGGTAACTCTACCCGTACAGAGCCTTTCGCCAAAGCGTTTCCAGACCGGGCCTTCAATGTTGGGATCGCGGAAAGTAACATGGTTTCAGTCGCCGGTGGTTTGGCTTCCAGCGGAAAAACTTCTGTTGTAGCCAGCTTTGCCGCTTTCCTGCTTTGCAATGCTTATGACCAGATTCGTATGTCAGTCGCTTTTCCGGGCCTGAACGTCAAACTGGTTGGATCTCACGCCGGTATCTCTATCGGAGAAGATGGTCCCTCGCAGATGGGTATTGAAGATGTAGGCTTGGCTTGCTCGCTTCCCGGTGTGGCCGTGATGGTCCCCTGCGATGCTGCTTCTACCAAAGCGGCGACCAAAGCCATGCTCGATCACGAAGGTCCTACCTACCTCCGTTTGGGACGTCCTAAAGCTCCTGTCGTTTACCCCAATGGCTGCGATTTCACCATCGGTAAAGCGAACACGGTTAAAGAAGGTACAGATATCACCCTCATCGCTAACGGGCTGATGGTACCTGCTGCTCTGGATGCGGCTGCCGCACTGGAGAAAAAAGGTCATTCCGTTCGAGTAATCGACATGCACACGGTTAAACCTCTCGATGAAGCGGCTGTTATCGCTGCTGCCAAAGAGACTGGTAAAATCGTCGTCGTCGAAGAACACTTGGCTCACGGTGGTTTAGGATCAGCTGTTTCCATGGTTGTGTGCAAAGAGCATCCCACCCCGATTTCCTTCGTTAACCTGGGCGATACATTCGCCGAAAGTGGCGACGGCGATGGCCTGTTGGAAAAATATGGCCTGACTGCCGAATCTGTAGTCAAAGCGGCGGAAGGTTTACTCTCCTAA
- a CDS encoding transketolase has translation MTFVVRTVTRQQYLQMDEEEKLSIDELKQIAKTLRKHIIEMTTAANSGHPSSSLSAVEVVTALYFGGFMKYDAKKPHMPERDRFVLSKGHAVPVLYAAMAEAGFFAESQLKTLRKLGSPLEGHPNLKRLPGIEASTGSLGQGLSIGLGQALAARIDKTGSKVYVVIGDGEMGEGQVWEAFAAASKYKTANLTAIIDQNGYQQTGSTNEVLDMGDFHKKIEAFGWHVQTINGNSMEEVVDALKTSESITDRPKAIVSKTQKGFGILPLLEEAGDMNFHGKPLPPAMAEKALAMLS, from the coding sequence GTGACGTTCGTCGTCCGGACCGTAACCCGTCAACAATACTTACAGATGGATGAGGAAGAGAAGTTGTCAATCGACGAACTGAAACAAATCGCCAAGACGCTTCGCAAACACATTATTGAGATGACGACAGCTGCAAACAGCGGTCATCCCTCAAGTAGCCTGTCGGCGGTAGAAGTGGTGACGGCCCTCTACTTCGGTGGCTTCATGAAGTACGACGCGAAGAAACCGCACATGCCGGAACGCGATCGCTTCGTGCTGAGTAAAGGTCACGCCGTACCCGTGTTGTACGCAGCCATGGCGGAAGCTGGTTTCTTTGCAGAATCCCAACTCAAAACATTACGAAAACTGGGCAGTCCACTTGAGGGGCACCCCAACCTGAAGCGTCTTCCTGGTATCGAAGCCTCAACCGGTTCACTGGGACAGGGCTTATCGATTGGTCTGGGACAGGCACTTGCCGCTCGCATCGACAAAACCGGCAGCAAAGTCTATGTCGTGATTGGCGACGGTGAAATGGGCGAAGGCCAGGTCTGGGAAGCATTCGCAGCCGCATCGAAATACAAAACGGCCAACCTGACCGCGATCATCGACCAGAACGGCTATCAGCAGACTGGATCGACCAACGAAGTTCTCGATATGGGAGACTTCCATAAAAAAATCGAAGCCTTCGGCTGGCATGTGCAGACGATCAACGGAAATTCGATGGAGGAAGTTGTTGACGCTTTGAAAACGTCGGAAAGCATCACCGACCGACCCAAAGCGATCGTATCCAAAACGCAGAAAGGCTTCGGCATTCTGCCTCTGCTTGAAGAAGCAGGCGATATGAACTTCCACGGTAAGCCGCTTCCTCCCGCTATGGCGGAAAAAGCGCTGGCCATGTTGTCCTGA
- a CDS encoding DUF6576 domain-containing protein, which yields MSSVLNALTSSFPAGSLFHTRVRVAYSLPVFFTLVLLKSHDLLIGTSLILILIGSVLLQQFAQMFVARRSGGDVHEVLLWPLGSLARIQLGFKLKGRLFTWLSVPLTHLLICLATLPFIHQTVRFPDLLYITALPVAEYSTMSFAQLGREFLALAFYVNWLLMLINLLPAIPLSGGRLTEELMLGHFNTVSANRIAYALTTFIGFVLLLTGVVASHVWLALFGAILVAWTLYEKIRLLETAPTKDESELFLGYDFSAGYTSLEHSRQPERTMPPRPGIIARWKARRNLQQRRKANVRRQQAQQRIDALLEKVSETGLSSLSATEHKQLKQASQYLRPQQSK from the coding sequence ATGTCTTCCGTTCTGAACGCGTTGACCAGCTCTTTCCCGGCTGGCAGTCTGTTTCACACACGTGTCCGTGTTGCGTATTCGTTGCCTGTCTTCTTTACGCTGGTATTGCTGAAATCTCACGACCTGTTAATCGGAACTTCGTTGATTCTGATTTTAATCGGCAGTGTCTTACTCCAGCAGTTCGCCCAAATGTTCGTTGCTCGACGGTCAGGCGGCGACGTGCACGAAGTGCTGCTCTGGCCTCTCGGCAGTCTAGCGAGAATTCAACTCGGCTTTAAATTGAAAGGTCGACTGTTCACCTGGTTGTCAGTTCCATTGACTCACCTGTTGATTTGCCTCGCGACGCTTCCCTTCATCCATCAAACGGTGAGATTTCCCGACCTGCTCTATATTACGGCTCTTCCTGTGGCCGAGTACTCGACGATGTCCTTTGCGCAACTTGGCCGAGAGTTTCTGGCTCTCGCCTTTTACGTGAACTGGCTTCTGATGCTCATCAACCTACTCCCCGCGATTCCATTGAGCGGTGGACGGCTTACCGAAGAATTGATGCTGGGGCACTTCAATACCGTTTCAGCAAATCGTATAGCGTATGCTTTAACTACCTTTATCGGGTTTGTTTTATTGCTCACCGGCGTCGTCGCATCGCACGTCTGGCTTGCTCTGTTTGGAGCTATTCTGGTTGCCTGGACGTTGTACGAGAAAATCAGACTACTCGAAACGGCCCCCACCAAGGATGAATCCGAACTATTCCTGGGTTATGATTTTTCTGCTGGATACACTAGCCTGGAACATTCTCGTCAGCCTGAACGAACCATGCCTCCTCGTCCCGGAATAATCGCGCGGTGGAAAGCTCGACGAAACCTACAGCAACGACGGAAAGCCAATGTGCGGCGGCAACAGGCGCAACAGCGAATCGACGCATTGCTGGAAAAAGTAAGCGAGACTGGTCTCAGTTCCTTATCCGCCACCGAGCACAAACAGCTTAAACAAGCCAGCCAGTACCTCCGCCCCCAACAGTCCAAGTAA
- the xylB gene encoding xylulokinase, producing MAVYLGIDIGTSGTKTLAMEESGKILASATVEYPLYSPKPGWSEQDPQDWWLATIKSVKQVLKQGKIKKEDVKGLGLSGQMHGSVFLDKNQEVIRPALLWNDQRTAAECDEIESKAGGRKKLIKLVANPALTGFTAPKILWLRNNEPRNYARTKQILLPKDYVRFRLTGEFATEVSDASGTLLLDVKKRCWSNKLLGLLEIDTDLLPQVYESEEVSGTLHSEAAKLLDLLEGTPVVGGGGDQAAGAVGNAIVKRGVISATLGTSGVVFAHSDDVEIDPEGRVHTFCHAVRGKWHVMGVVLSAGGSLQWYRNQLGEDAVREARKQKVDPYEIITRQAAEAEPGSEGLYFLPYLAGERTPHADPHARGAWVGLSLRHGRPHLIRALMEGATYAMRDCLEIIKGMNVPVNEIRVSGGGARSEFWRQMQADIYGQSVCTINAEEGPAYGVALLAAAGTGAYKDVVEACTATISVKSTTKPVAKVKRTYNKLYPMYGQLYKSLKSDYRTIQENL from the coding sequence ATGGCCGTCTATTTAGGAATTGATATTGGAACCAGCGGTACGAAAACGTTGGCGATGGAAGAGTCGGGAAAGATTCTGGCCTCGGCTACCGTGGAGTACCCACTTTACAGCCCGAAACCGGGTTGGTCGGAGCAGGATCCTCAGGACTGGTGGCTGGCGACGATCAAGTCTGTCAAACAAGTTCTAAAACAGGGTAAAATCAAAAAAGAAGACGTGAAGGGGCTCGGCCTCAGTGGGCAGATGCATGGTTCCGTCTTTCTCGACAAAAACCAGGAAGTCATTAGACCCGCGTTATTGTGGAATGACCAACGGACGGCCGCTGAATGCGATGAGATTGAATCGAAAGCGGGCGGACGCAAGAAATTGATCAAGCTAGTGGCCAACCCCGCGTTAACGGGTTTCACAGCACCGAAAATCCTCTGGCTTCGGAACAACGAACCCAGAAACTACGCTCGCACGAAACAGATTCTGCTTCCCAAGGATTATGTTCGTTTCCGTTTGACGGGCGAGTTCGCCACGGAAGTCAGCGATGCATCCGGGACATTATTACTCGACGTTAAAAAACGATGCTGGTCGAACAAGTTACTCGGACTGCTGGAGATCGATACGGATCTATTACCACAGGTTTACGAATCGGAAGAGGTTTCCGGCACATTGCATTCTGAAGCGGCGAAGCTGCTTGACTTGCTGGAAGGAACTCCCGTTGTCGGTGGGGGAGGCGATCAAGCCGCAGGCGCAGTGGGAAATGCGATTGTCAAACGAGGAGTCATCTCAGCGACGTTGGGAACAAGTGGAGTCGTCTTCGCGCACAGCGATGACGTCGAGATTGATCCGGAAGGTCGTGTACATACCTTCTGTCACGCGGTTCGTGGAAAATGGCATGTGATGGGCGTCGTCCTTTCCGCGGGTGGCAGTCTGCAGTGGTATCGAAATCAACTGGGCGAAGACGCGGTCCGCGAAGCCAGGAAACAAAAGGTGGACCCTTACGAAATCATTACCCGACAGGCGGCAGAAGCGGAACCGGGAAGCGAAGGGCTCTATTTCCTTCCCTATCTTGCAGGCGAAAGAACACCTCACGCCGATCCCCATGCCCGCGGGGCCTGGGTGGGACTTAGCCTCCGCCACGGTCGGCCCCATCTCATTCGTGCATTGATGGAAGGGGCGACGTATGCCATGCGGGACTGTCTGGAAATCATTAAAGGGATGAATGTCCCCGTCAATGAAATTCGGGTTTCTGGAGGGGGAGCCCGCAGTGAATTCTGGCGCCAAATGCAGGCCGATATCTACGGACAATCTGTATGCACCATCAATGCGGAGGAAGGTCCGGCGTACGGAGTCGCTTTGCTCGCCGCGGCAGGTACGGGAGCTTATAAAGACGTCGTTGAAGCGTGTACTGCGACGATCTCTGTCAAAAGTACTACCAAGCCTGTTGCCAAGGTGAAGCGAACTTACAACAAGCTGTATCCCATGTATGGCCAGCTGTATAAATCGTTGAAATCGGACTACAGAACGATTCAGGAAAATCTCTGA
- a CDS encoding 23S rRNA (guanosine(2251)-2'-O)-methyltransferase RlmB: MTLELKNPHSVLAALQERPKAVTEIAISSTSPSAGWQEVAKECARLGKPVFTRVVAPPKGGRRDKSRQEGRSAANFAMIQEKSGVDLKTLFRTAETEGEHGIWLALDQVQDPQNVGAIFRSASFFGVRGIVMLKDNAASLTGTVYDTAAGGVEYVPHAVQANMKRTLEAAKEAGLWILGSSERGTEDFNNVALDRSWLIVLGNEEKGMRRLTEESCDVVCRLNPKGAVHSLNVSVAAAVLISGLSARTEVV; the protein is encoded by the coding sequence TTGACTCTGGAACTCAAAAATCCACATTCCGTACTGGCGGCTCTCCAAGAGCGACCTAAGGCTGTTACCGAAATTGCGATCAGCAGCACCTCTCCTTCTGCGGGCTGGCAGGAAGTTGCGAAAGAGTGCGCTCGATTAGGAAAACCCGTTTTCACGCGGGTGGTCGCGCCTCCTAAAGGAGGACGCCGCGACAAATCCCGACAGGAAGGCCGTTCGGCGGCGAATTTTGCCATGATTCAAGAAAAAAGTGGCGTCGATTTGAAAACCCTCTTCCGAACTGCGGAAACTGAAGGGGAGCATGGAATCTGGCTGGCACTCGATCAGGTTCAGGACCCTCAGAACGTCGGTGCGATTTTTCGTTCGGCTTCTTTCTTTGGTGTTCGCGGGATTGTCATGCTAAAAGACAACGCCGCTTCGCTGACGGGAACAGTCTATGATACCGCTGCCGGTGGAGTTGAGTATGTGCCTCACGCCGTGCAGGCGAATATGAAACGAACACTCGAAGCGGCCAAAGAAGCGGGCCTGTGGATCCTGGGTTCGTCGGAACGCGGGACCGAAGACTTTAATAACGTCGCTTTAGATCGTTCCTGGCTGATTGTCCTTGGCAATGAAGAAAAGGGAATGCGACGTCTAACTGAAGAATCGTGCGACGTCGTCTGCCGATTGAATCCCAAGGGAGCTGTCCATTCCTTAAACGTCTCGGTTGCCGCCGCCGTATTGATCTCCGGACTATCCGCCCGCACCGAGGTAGTTTGA
- the rlmB gene encoding 23S rRNA (guanosine(2251)-2'-O)-methyltransferase RlmB — translation MNAKRKQKFAGNHQKCWLWGRHLVTETVISGRWIPRKLILSEDLGQTELTQLKSSLERYQIPLEMAPASRLKVLCRSSEHQGYVAQMAEFEYEEFSDFQKKLEQPSSAPLLILDRIQDPQNLGAMLRSAEVLGAAGLIIGRTDQVGITPAVARASAGAVNHLPVVQVESLVDLLDALKSTGYQVVGTSLAESVPLTPTLFKRPTAILIGNESTGVAPELLNACNLRVRIPQSGQLDSLNAAVAAGILLYAASLQG, via the coding sequence ATGAACGCCAAACGTAAACAAAAATTCGCCGGAAACCATCAGAAATGCTGGCTATGGGGGCGTCATCTTGTGACGGAAACCGTTATTAGCGGAAGATGGATTCCACGTAAACTCATACTGAGTGAGGACCTGGGGCAGACTGAGTTGACACAACTTAAATCCAGTCTGGAGCGGTACCAAATCCCGCTGGAAATGGCTCCGGCGAGTCGGCTGAAAGTCCTTTGCCGATCGAGCGAGCATCAAGGTTATGTCGCACAGATGGCTGAGTTTGAGTATGAGGAATTTTCCGATTTTCAAAAAAAGTTGGAACAACCCAGCTCGGCACCACTCCTTATTCTGGATCGAATTCAGGATCCGCAGAATTTAGGAGCCATGCTCCGTTCCGCAGAGGTTCTGGGAGCCGCAGGTTTGATCATTGGCAGAACCGATCAGGTTGGAATCACCCCCGCAGTTGCACGGGCCTCGGCAGGAGCGGTGAATCATTTGCCGGTTGTGCAGGTCGAGAGCCTGGTTGATCTGCTGGATGCATTGAAATCGACTGGATATCAGGTTGTCGGCACGTCCCTGGCGGAATCGGTCCCGTTAACTCCCACGCTTTTTAAACGTCCCACCGCGATTTTGATCGGCAATGAGTCGACTGGAGTGGCTCCCGAACTACTGAATGCTTGCAACCTGCGGGTTCGTATTCCACAATCGGGTCAGTTGGATTCTCTCAATGCTGCGGTTGCCGCTGGAATACTGTTGTATGCGGCGTCGCTACAAGGTTGA
- the map gene encoding type I methionyl aminopeptidase, which yields MKSRPPIYNREERDKLREASRFNADLMDFIRPHVKPGITTDEINTLAHNYTLEHGHVPATLGYKGYPKSCCTSINEVVCHGIPDDTVLKEGDIVNVDLTTIVNGWFGDQSETFLIGEVSDVARELVQVTFDSLFASINVLTPQSKVYDIGRAIYDYVKPSGFSVVRDFQGHGLGRSFHQEPGIPHYPTVHTRRDALRPGMCFTIEPMINEGQYDTEVDPADGWTARTVDRKLTAQFEHTILMTEEGPEILTLTKTGPQEGHKF from the coding sequence TTGAAATCGCGACCACCTATCTATAACCGGGAAGAACGAGATAAACTGCGGGAAGCGTCGCGTTTCAATGCCGATCTAATGGACTTTATCCGTCCTCACGTTAAACCAGGCATTACCACGGATGAAATCAACACTCTCGCACACAACTACACGCTGGAGCATGGACACGTGCCGGCGACGTTGGGATACAAAGGTTACCCCAAGAGCTGCTGTACCAGCATCAACGAAGTCGTCTGTCACGGTATTCCCGACGACACCGTTCTTAAAGAGGGAGACATTGTGAATGTCGACCTCACCACGATTGTGAATGGCTGGTTTGGAGACCAGTCCGAAACATTTCTCATTGGAGAAGTCTCGGACGTCGCCCGGGAATTAGTGCAGGTCACATTTGATTCCCTGTTCGCGTCGATCAATGTACTGACGCCTCAAAGCAAAGTTTACGACATCGGACGCGCGATTTATGACTACGTGAAACCGTCCGGTTTTTCTGTCGTCCGCGACTTCCAGGGACATGGTCTGGGACGTTCTTTCCATCAGGAACCCGGTATCCCTCATTACCCCACGGTTCATACCCGTCGTGACGCCCTGCGTCCCGGGATGTGTTTTACGATTGAACCGATGATCAACGAAGGCCAATACGACACCGAAGTCGATCCCGCCGATGGATGGACAGCACGCACGGTTGATCGCAAACTGACTGCTCAGTTTGAGCACACGATCCTGATGACCGAGGAAGGCCCCGAGATCCTGACGCTCACTAAGACTGGCCCTCAGGAAGGCCACAAGTTTTAG
- a CDS encoding aldo/keto reductase translates to MKQNEIGNSGIQVTQIAMGCWPIAGVTTVGVTKQAAMSTLRGAFESGINFFDTAFVYGYEGESEKYIAEALGGIRDEIVLATKGGSHWEEGKNKRGGRPERLTQELEESLKRLKTDVVDLYYLHGPDPECPIEESAEAVARFVREGKAKSAGLCNATLDEIKRFHAICPLSAYQGRFSMLQQEVTEEILPWCRENNVSFMPFWLLMKGLLAGKIERDHQFEEGDTRKNYPLFQGEQWQRNQDFVDVLRSLAQETGHTVSQLVVNWTISLPGVTAALCGARRPEQIRETAIAAEFSLSDAHRQQIEDAITERLKYEH, encoded by the coding sequence ATGAAACAAAACGAGATTGGCAACAGTGGAATCCAGGTCACTCAAATTGCGATGGGTTGCTGGCCGATTGCGGGAGTGACTACCGTTGGCGTCACAAAACAAGCTGCAATGTCAACTTTACGCGGGGCATTTGAATCCGGGATCAATTTCTTTGATACGGCGTTTGTGTATGGCTACGAAGGCGAAAGCGAAAAATACATCGCGGAAGCTCTGGGAGGAATCCGGGACGAGATTGTGCTGGCGACCAAAGGAGGTTCCCACTGGGAAGAAGGGAAAAACAAACGTGGGGGACGCCCTGAAAGATTGACTCAGGAGTTGGAAGAAAGTTTGAAGCGATTAAAGACGGACGTAGTCGATCTTTATTATCTACACGGCCCGGATCCGGAATGCCCGATTGAAGAATCGGCGGAGGCGGTTGCCCGGTTCGTGCGTGAGGGTAAAGCGAAATCGGCTGGATTATGTAATGCGACTTTGGATGAGATCAAACGGTTTCACGCGATCTGTCCTCTCTCCGCTTACCAGGGCCGGTTCAGCATGTTGCAGCAGGAGGTCACCGAAGAAATCTTGCCCTGGTGCCGGGAGAACAACGTCTCCTTCATGCCGTTCTGGCTGCTGATGAAGGGGTTGCTGGCTGGTAAAATTGAGCGGGATCATCAGTTCGAAGAAGGGGACACCCGGAAAAATTACCCGTTGTTCCAAGGAGAGCAGTGGCAACGGAATCAAGATTTCGTCGATGTCTTGCGAAGTCTAGCTCAGGAGACCGGTCACACAGTATCGCAACTCGTTGTGAACTGGACGATTTCTTTACCCGGAGTGACTGCAGCTTTGTGTGGTGCCCGGAGACCAGAGCAGATTCGAGAAACGGCCATCGCCGCAGAATTCTCTCTTAGCGACGCACATCGGCAGCAGATTGAGGACGCGATTACAGAACGACTGAAATACGAACACTAA
- a CDS encoding DUF1570 domain-containing protein translates to MTFETELPKSNSLSIWQTYLGLTVALVLSILVSVAHSQDSSSETETATSVPLWKLTYRDHEGKSVTTEGRILTRAADGGLLLERRDGYLLNVIPDAIIEQQQTTSDFSYLTSDELATSLQQELGTGFLTHQTEHYVLLSELSPDYTEWAGTLLEQMYGQFFREWSKAELKLHEPRCPLPILLFQDRERFQEYVKTELLQDTLPNQGFYSVRTNRVVLIDLAEGKTWLEARNARAGDQQLAEAMLNTSTIVHEGVHQLCYNTGMLARFSDAPLWLSEGIALYFETPSQRSRTGWGGSGRINNSRLFRFRDFMDKERPDNSLTTLISSNSRLEQQETALNAYAESWLFTSFLMKRRRQNLETYLKSLGEKTPFVWDDTAKRTSDFEAAFGKEWEDLEKEFLNFVRRLRPSR, encoded by the coding sequence GTGACCTTTGAAACGGAACTTCCGAAATCGAATTCCTTATCGATCTGGCAAACCTATCTGGGACTCACAGTCGCACTCGTTCTTTCAATCCTGGTTTCCGTCGCCCACTCGCAGGATTCTTCTTCGGAGACTGAAACTGCAACATCGGTACCACTCTGGAAGCTGACCTACCGAGATCACGAAGGCAAGTCGGTTACCACTGAAGGTCGCATACTCACCCGCGCCGCCGACGGGGGGCTCCTGCTTGAGAGAAGAGACGGATATTTGCTGAACGTTATTCCGGATGCGATTATTGAACAGCAGCAGACAACCAGCGATTTCAGCTATCTGACCTCAGATGAACTTGCGACTAGTTTACAACAGGAATTAGGGACGGGTTTCCTTACTCACCAAACGGAACATTACGTTCTCCTATCGGAGCTCTCACCAGATTACACGGAGTGGGCGGGAACTCTTCTGGAGCAAATGTATGGTCAGTTCTTCCGGGAATGGTCGAAAGCCGAACTCAAACTGCACGAACCACGCTGCCCACTTCCCATATTGTTGTTTCAGGACCGAGAACGTTTCCAGGAATACGTGAAGACGGAACTGCTTCAAGACACCCTACCGAACCAGGGATTCTATTCAGTAAGAACAAATCGCGTCGTGCTGATCGACCTGGCGGAAGGTAAGACTTGGTTGGAGGCGCGGAACGCGCGAGCGGGAGACCAGCAATTGGCAGAAGCGATGTTAAATACGTCGACCATCGTTCACGAAGGGGTGCACCAACTCTGTTACAACACGGGGATGCTCGCTCGTTTCTCCGATGCGCCGCTCTGGCTATCGGAAGGAATCGCCTTGTATTTCGAGACACCCAGCCAGCGTAGCCGAACGGGCTGGGGAGGGAGCGGTCGTATTAATAATTCCCGTCTCTTTCGATTTCGAGATTTCATGGATAAGGAGCGACCAGACAATTCCTTGACCACGCTCATTTCCAGCAATAGCCGCTTAGAACAGCAAGAAACGGCGCTGAATGCATATGCGGAATCTTGGCTATTCACCAGTTTTCTGATGAAACGACGTCGTCAGAATCTGGAAACGTATCTGAAATCACTGGGTGAAAAGACTCCGTTTGTCTGGGACGACACGGCAAAGCGAACTTCCGATTTCGAGGCAGCCTTCGGGAAGGAGTGGGAGGATCTTGAAAAAGAATTCCTGAACTTCGTCCGGCGCCTTCGTCCATCTCGGTAG
- a CDS encoding DUF3311 domain-containing protein — translation MKYVVWGMVIFLLIIHQDNWLWENDSLVFGFFPIGLLYHAGISLAAAFTWYLATIFAWPIDEEEEKEIIKQEGAGQ, via the coding sequence ATGAAATATGTTGTGTGGGGAATGGTCATTTTCTTATTGATCATTCATCAAGATAACTGGTTATGGGAAAATGACAGCTTGGTCTTCGGATTCTTTCCGATTGGTTTGCTTTACCATGCAGGCATCTCGTTAGCGGCCGCGTTTACCTGGTATCTCGCGACGATCTTTGCCTGGCCGATCGACGAAGAAGAGGAAAAAGAGATCATTAAACAGGAAGGAGCCGGACAATGA